The following coding sequences are from one Deltaproteobacteria bacterium CG2_30_66_27 window:
- a CDS encoding tryptophan--tRNA ligase yields MRPSGQLHLGHYLGVLVNWKNLQEESDCFFFVADWHALTTEYDRTTVIRESIDDMVIDWLASGIDPGKATIFIQSHVPEHAELHLLLSMITPLPWLERNPTYKEQLREQTTRDLQTYGFLGYPVLQAADILMYDATRVPVGIDQVPHLELTREIARRFNFLYRECLTIPEAYLTETSKMMGTDNRKMSKSYGNAILLSDTSEEVWAKVKPMVTDPARQRRTDCGNPDICNIFSYHKIFSDEATIAKVDPGCRTAGIGCIECKKWMFEGMEKVLAPVREKRRQIVESGVSVRDILADGTRRAREVAGAKMAEVRDAVRI; encoded by the coding sequence ATGCGGCCGAGCGGTCAGCTTCATCTGGGGCACTACCTCGGGGTCCTGGTCAACTGGAAGAATCTCCAGGAAGAGAGCGACTGCTTCTTCTTCGTCGCCGACTGGCATGCGTTGACCACGGAGTACGACCGCACCACCGTCATCCGCGAGAGCATCGACGACATGGTCATCGACTGGCTGGCCTCCGGGATCGACCCGGGGAAGGCGACGATCTTCATCCAGAGCCACGTCCCCGAGCACGCCGAGCTGCACCTGCTCCTCTCCATGATCACGCCGCTGCCGTGGCTGGAGCGGAACCCGACCTACAAGGAACAGCTCCGGGAGCAGACCACCCGCGACCTGCAGACGTACGGTTTCCTCGGCTACCCGGTTCTCCAGGCGGCCGACATCCTGATGTACGACGCTACGCGCGTCCCCGTCGGCATCGACCAGGTGCCGCACCTCGAGCTGACCCGCGAGATCGCCCGGCGGTTCAACTTCCTTTACAGGGAGTGCCTCACCATTCCCGAGGCGTACCTGACCGAGACGTCGAAGATGATGGGGACCGACAACCGGAAGATGAGCAAGAGCTACGGCAATGCGATCCTCCTCTCCGACACGTCGGAAGAGGTGTGGGCCAAGGTGAAGCCGATGGTCACCGACCCGGCCCGCCAGCGGCGCACCGACTGCGGGAACCCGGACATCTGCAACATCTTCTCCTACCACAAGATCTTTTCCGACGAGGCGACGATCGCGAAGGTGGACCCTGGCTGCCGCACCGCCGGGATCGGCTGCATCGAGTGCAAGAAGTGGATGTTCGAGGGGATGGAGAAGGTCCTCGCCCCCGTCCGCGAAAAGCGCCGGCAGATCGTCGAAAGCGGCGTCTCCGTTCGCGACATCCTGGCCGACGGAACGCGCCGCGCGCGGGAGGTGGCGGGCGCCAAGATGGCGGAGGTCCGCGACGCTGTCCGGATCTGA